GGTTCACGCCGAATGCCTACCCATATATAGTTTCATCAAACAGATTCTCTGAGACCACCAAGGAGCCCCCCCTCATGCCTCTGTCGCCCGAGCAACTTGCCGAAATCGAAGAACAGCGCACCCAATCTCAGGCGACACTGCGCACTGTTGCTCCGGGGATTGAGCAGCACCTTTATTCGGCAAAGCCGGTTCTGGACCACGGGTTTGTTCGGGTCATCGATTATATGGGGGATGATGCTGCAATTTGTCAGGCGGCGCGTGTGTCTTATGGCAAGGGCACCAAGTCGGTGCAGAACGATGAAGGGCTGATCCGCTATTTGATGCGCCACTGGCATTCGACCCCGTTCGAGATGTGCGAGTTGAAGCTGCATGTCAAATTGCCGGTCTTTGTGGCGCGTCAATGGATCCGCCATCGCACCGCAAATGTGAACGAATACTCGGCTCGCTATTCGATTCTGGATCGTGAGTTCTATATTCCCGCACCTGATCAGATGGCTGCTCAATCGGTGATCAACAACCAGGGCCGTGGTGAGGCATTGCAAGGCGAAGAGGCCGCACGGGTTCTTGAGATGCTCAAAGGGGATTCAATGCGCGCCTATGATCACTATGAAGAGATGATCAGCCAGGACGGCCAGCAGGGTCTTGCGCGCGAG
This Falsiruegeria litorea R37 DNA region includes the following protein-coding sequences:
- the thyX gene encoding FAD-dependent thymidylate synthase, with protein sequence MPLSPEQLAEIEEQRTQSQATLRTVAPGIEQHLYSAKPVLDHGFVRVIDYMGDDAAICQAARVSYGKGTKSVQNDEGLIRYLMRHWHSTPFEMCELKLHVKLPVFVARQWIRHRTANVNEYSARYSILDREFYIPAPDQMAAQSVINNQGRGEALQGEEAARVLEMLKGDSMRAYDHYEEMISQDGQQGLARELARMNLPANIYTQWYWKVDLHNLFHFLRLRADSHAQYEIRVYAEAICDIVADWVPAAYKAFEDYRLGSVSMSAQMVDCLRRMLKGEQVDQENSGMSVREWREFETVIKPE